GTCCGCACCAGGGGAGCCTCCGGCAACACCGGAAACTCCGCGCGCGGCAAGGTCCTCTTCGACGCGGTCCGCGCGGCGCTCGACCGGCAGACCGAGCACTACGACATCCTGCGCGGGGACTCGCAGCGGCGGGTGGACAACGCCGGGGCCACGCTGATCACCCTCTGCGTCACCGTGGCCGTGCTGCTGGTGCTGGCGATCATCGCGTTGTTCCTCGGCGCCCGGCGGGTCGTGCTGAAGCCGCTCGCCGACCTGCGCGCCGAGGCCCGACGGGTGGCAGGCGGCGACTTCGAACACCAGCTCGCGGTGCACGGCCCGCGCGAGATCCTCGACCTCGGGCACGACGTCGACGAGATGCGCGGCCACATCCTGCGCGAGCTGGGCGCGTTGCAGGAGGCCCACCGCGCCCTCGACGCGCAGGCCCGCGAACTCCAGCGCTCCAACGCCGAGCTGGAGCAGTTCGCCTACGTCGCCTCGCACGACCTCCAGGAGCCGCTGCGCAAGGTCGCCGGGTTCTGCCAGCTGCTGTCGACCAGGTACCGCGGTCAGCTCGACGAGCGGGCGGACCAGTACATCGACTTCGCGGTCGACGGCGCCAAGCGGATGCAGGTGCTGATCAACGACCTGCTGGCGTTCTCCCGGGTCGGCCGGACCAGCGGCGAGGCACGGCCCGTGGCGAGCGCGGACCTCGTCGCGCAGGCCCAGCGGAACCTGGCCGCCGCCATCGAGGACAGCGGCGCCGAGGTCGTCGCCGAGGACCTGCCGACGGTGTGCGGTGAGGCGTCGCTGCTGACCACGGTGTTCCAGAACCTGATGAGCAACGCGATCAAGTTCCGCGGAGAGCAGCCGCCGCGGCTGCGCATCGAGACCCGGCAGGTCGACGGGATGTGGGAGTTCTCCTGCACCGACAACGGCATCGGCATCGAACCGCAGTACGCCGAGCGCATCTTCGTGATCTTCCAGCGGTTGCACCCGAAGGAGGCGTACGCGGGCACTGGCATCGGTCTCGCCCTGTGCCGCAAGATCATCGAGCACCACGGTGGCACCATCCGGCTGGACACCGAGCACCAGGGCGGGTCGCGCTTCGTCTTCACCCTGCCCGCCGTCCCCGAACCGACAACCGAGGGTGGCCATGACTGACCAGAGCCCGATCTCGCCGTTTGACGTCCTGCTCGTCGAGGACGACCCGGGTGACGTGCTGATGACCCAGGAAGCCTTCGAGCTGCACAAGATCCGCAACAACCTGCACGTGGTCTCCGACGGCGTGCAGGCCCTCGCCTTCCTGCGCCGCGAGGGCGCCTACGCGAACGCGCCGCGCCCTGGGCTGGTCCTGCTCGACCTGAACCTGCCGAAGAAGGACGGCCGCGAGGTCCTCGCCGAGATCAAGGCGGACGAGTCGCTGCGCACGATCCCGGTGGTGGTGCTGACCACGTCCGAGGCGGAGGAGGACATCCTGCGCAGCTACGACCTGCACGCCAACGCCTACGTCACCAAGCCGGTCGACTTCCACCGCTTCGTGGAGATCGTCCAGCGCATCGACGACTTCTTCGTCACCGTGGTCAAACTCCCGCGCTGAACCTAGATTGGCGCCATGGCAGCAGACCAGGTCGTCTCCAGAACCGTGGTGATCAACGCCCCGCCCGAGCGTGTCTTCGAGGTGCTGGCCAACCCCTACGAGCACGCCAACTTCGACGGTTCCGGCAGCGTGCGCGGGCAGTTGCACGGACCGCGGCGACTGGAGCTGGGCGCGAAGTTCGGCATGCGGATGCGCATCCTGCTGCCGTACCGGATCGAGAACGAGGTCGTGGAGTTCGAGCCGGACCGACTGATCGCCTGGCGGCACACCGGCCACCACCGCTGGCGGTACCGGCTGGAGCCGACCGGGGACGGCACCAGGGTCACCGAGACCTTCGACTGGGGCACCGCGCGCTCACCGAAGGCGTTGGAGCTGCTCGGATACCCCAAGCGCAACGCGAGGTCGATCGAGCAGACGCTGGCCCGGCTGAAGAAGCTCGTCGAGGAGCGCACCGGCTGAGCTGTTCTGTGATGCCGCCGTGCCCTCCATGATCTCCGCCGACCGGATCATGGGTCACTCCCGCGTTGACAGGGGTGGCCATGAACTGGCGAATACGGGGCGTCATCGCCCTGCTCGTGCTCGTGATGACGACCGCGTGCGGTGCGGACGGAACGGTGAAGCTGGCCCCGCCGTTCCTGCCGATCGCCTTCGGCATCAACAGCAAGGGCGATGTGACCGTTTCCTACGACAAGTCCTTCGTGACACCGCTCGGCCGGATCACCCTCGGTGCCGACCTGCCCGTGGTGGACGAGGCCGAGGGCCATCTGCTGGTGGTCCAGCAGCGCGTGGCGAGCCGGGACGTTCGCGACCTCTACACGCTGCGGATCGAGGGCAACCTCGCCGCCTGCCTGAACGGCCGGTTCCACCT
The window above is part of the Allokutzneria albata genome. Proteins encoded here:
- a CDS encoding sensor histidine kinase, with product MTRSLGRWLLAAGAFLLAFAVTAILLGAYAITELTDARRTGSTYVEPAARLAQTMTTAFLDQETGVRGYVLTGRPDFLEPYRTGVRDATDVRTRLTELIKNGGQLERSNLEAIDVANQAWVSGYVEPTLEIVRTRGASGNTGNSARGKVLFDAVRAALDRQTEHYDILRGDSQRRVDNAGATLITLCVTVAVLLVLAIIALFLGARRVVLKPLADLRAEARRVAGGDFEHQLAVHGPREILDLGHDVDEMRGHILRELGALQEAHRALDAQARELQRSNAELEQFAYVASHDLQEPLRKVAGFCQLLSTRYRGQLDERADQYIDFAVDGAKRMQVLINDLLAFSRVGRTSGEARPVASADLVAQAQRNLAAAIEDSGAEVVAEDLPTVCGEASLLTTVFQNLMSNAIKFRGEQPPRLRIETRQVDGMWEFSCTDNGIGIEPQYAERIFVIFQRLHPKEAYAGTGIGLALCRKIIEHHGGTIRLDTEHQGGSRFVFTLPAVPEPTTEGGHD
- a CDS encoding response regulator, with protein sequence MTDQSPISPFDVLLVEDDPGDVLMTQEAFELHKIRNNLHVVSDGVQALAFLRREGAYANAPRPGLVLLDLNLPKKDGREVLAEIKADESLRTIPVVVLTTSEAEEDILRSYDLHANAYVTKPVDFHRFVEIVQRIDDFFVTVVKLPR
- a CDS encoding SRPBCC family protein codes for the protein MAADQVVSRTVVINAPPERVFEVLANPYEHANFDGSGSVRGQLHGPRRLELGAKFGMRMRILLPYRIENEVVEFEPDRLIAWRHTGHHRWRYRLEPTGDGTRVTETFDWGTARSPKALELLGYPKRNARSIEQTLARLKKLVEERTG